Below is a window of Mycolicibacterium rhodesiae NBB3 DNA.
GCAGCCCGGGCCTGGCCGGCATCCTCCCGTCATTCCCCGCGCTGCTGAAGAAGCAGCTCAAGGGTGCGCCGATGCCGGCGCCGCGCGCGATCCTCGACGCGGCCGTCGAGGGTGCGCAGGTGGATTTCGACACCGCGTCGCGCATCGAGAGCCGCTACTTCACCTCGTTGGTGATCGGGCAGACCGCGAAGAACATGATCCAGGCGTTCTTCCTCGACCTGCAGCACATCAACGGCGGCGGTTCGCGGCCCGACGGCATCGCCAAGCAGGAGATCAAGAAGATCGGCGTGCTCGGCGCGGGCATGATGGGCGCGGGCATCGCCTACGTCTCGGCCAAAGCCGGGTTCGACGTCGTGCTCAAGGACGTCTCGATCGAGGCCGCGCAGAAGGGCAAGGGCTACTCCGAGAAGCTGGAAGCCAAGGCGCTCGAGCGGGGCAAGACCACGCAAGAGAAGTCCGACAAGCTGCTGGCGCGCATCACGCCGACCGCCGACGCCGCCGACCTCAAGGGCGTCGACTTCGTCATCGAGGCCGTGTTCGAGTCGGTTGAGCTGAAGCACAAGGTGTTTCAGGAGATCGAGGACATCGTCGAGCCGAACGCGCTGCTCGGCTCGAACACCTCCACGCTGCCGATCACCGGTCTGGCGGCCGGCGTGAAGCGCCAGGAGGACTTCATCGGCATCCACTTCTTCTCACCTGTTGACAAGATGCCACTGGTCGAGATCATCAAGGGCGAGAAGACCTCTGACGAGGCGCTGGCCCGCGTGTTCGACTACACGCTGGCCATCGGCAAGACGCCGATCGTGGTCAACGACAGTCGCGGCTTCTTCACCAGCCGCGTCATCGGCACGTTCGTCAACGAGGCGCTGGCCATGCTGGGCGAGGGTGTCGCACCCGCGAGCATCGAGCAGGCGGGTTCACAGGCCGGCTACCCGGCACCGCCGCTGCAGCTGTCCGACGAGCTCAACCTCGAGCTGATGCACAAGATCGCCGCGGCAACCCGCAAGGCGGTGGAAGATGTGGACGAGGTCTACACGCCGCATCCGGCCGAGGCGGTCGTCGAGAAGATGATCGAACTCGACCGTCCGTCGCGGCTCAAAGGCGCGGGCTTCTACGAGTACGTGGACGGCAAGCGCACCGGTCTGTGGCCGGGACTGGCCGAGACCTTCAACTCGGGCAGCACCGAGATCCCGCTGCAGGACATGATCGACCGCATGCTGTTCGCCGAGGCGCTGGAAACGCAGAAGTGCCTCGACGAAGGAGTTCTCACGTCGACGGCCGACGCGAACATCGGCTCGATCATGGGCATCGGGTTCCCGCCCTACACCGGCGGCTCGGCCCAGTTCATCGTCGGCTACGAGGGTCCCGGCGGCGTCGGCAAGGAAGCCTTCGTGGCCCGCGCCAAGGAACTCGCGGCCCGCTACGGCGACCGGTTCAACCCGCCGTCGTCACTCCTCTAGTCACCCGAGGCGCCGAGACTGCAACCAGGGCTGTGAAATCGCGAGAATCACGACCTTGAGTGCAGTCTCGGCGTCGTTTGGGCGTGCCTCGCTAGATTGAGGCCGTGAGCTTCACCGAATCGTTCGCCGCAGGTCTGGCGAGCTACGGCGATCACCAGTGCATCTGGTTCGAGGGTCGGTGGTACTCCGGCAACGAGGTCGCCGCGTACGGCGCCGCCATCGCCGAGGTGCTCCGCACCGCTGCGGTCGCCGATGACGCGCCGGTCGGTCTCGTGGTCCGCAACCGACTTCAGCACGCCGCCGCGATCGTCGGCTTTCTCGCCGCGGGCCGACCGGTCTCGATGA
It encodes the following:
- a CDS encoding 3-hydroxyacyl-CoA dehydrogenase NAD-binding domain-containing protein — encoded protein: MSTVNTIKWDKDADGIVTLTLDDPTGSANVMNEHYSESMHNAVERLVAEKDSITGVVITSAKKTFFAGGDLKGMIKLGPDDAGEAFSTVENVKRDLRALETLGKPVVSAINGAALGGGLEITLATHHRIIADVPGAVVGFPEVTLGLLPGGGGVARSVRMFGIQKAFMELLSQGTRFKPGKAKEIGLVDEVLPTVEELVPRAKAWIKEELKDNPDRVFQQPWDAKGYKMPGGTPSSPGLAGILPSFPALLKKQLKGAPMPAPRAILDAAVEGAQVDFDTASRIESRYFTSLVIGQTAKNMIQAFFLDLQHINGGGSRPDGIAKQEIKKIGVLGAGMMGAGIAYVSAKAGFDVVLKDVSIEAAQKGKGYSEKLEAKALERGKTTQEKSDKLLARITPTADAADLKGVDFVIEAVFESVELKHKVFQEIEDIVEPNALLGSNTSTLPITGLAAGVKRQEDFIGIHFFSPVDKMPLVEIIKGEKTSDEALARVFDYTLAIGKTPIVVNDSRGFFTSRVIGTFVNEALAMLGEGVAPASIEQAGSQAGYPAPPLQLSDELNLELMHKIAAATRKAVEDVDEVYTPHPAEAVVEKMIELDRPSRLKGAGFYEYVDGKRTGLWPGLAETFNSGSTEIPLQDMIDRMLFAEALETQKCLDEGVLTSTADANIGSIMGIGFPPYTGGSAQFIVGYEGPGGVGKEAFVARAKELAARYGDRFNPPSSLL